One genomic segment of Novisyntrophococcus fermenticellae includes these proteins:
- the purM gene encoding phosphoribosylformylglycinamidine cyclo-ligase: MDYKKAGVDIEAGYRSVELMKEHIKKTMRSEVLTDIGGFSGAFSIDKFKNMERPTLVSGTDGVGTKLKLAFLLNKHDTVGIDCVAMCVNDIACAGGEPLFFLDYIACGKNVPEKIAEIVKGVADGCTQANAALIGGETAEMPGFYPEDEYDLAGFAVGIVDEKNLITGKELCPGDVLIGIASSGVHSNGFSLVRNVFEMSEKALNTYYEELGRTLGEALLEPTKIYVKALQSIREENIRIKACSHITGGGFYENVPRMLKDGVKAVITRDSYPVPPIFNLLAKTGDIDEKMMYNTYNMGIGMIVAVDPADVRCTMEAVRNAGEMPYLIGHIESGEKGVELC; this comes from the coding sequence ATGGATTACAAGAAGGCCGGTGTGGATATTGAGGCCGGTTATCGTTCCGTAGAATTGATGAAAGAGCATATAAAGAAGACCATGCGTTCCGAAGTTTTGACCGATATCGGGGGATTTTCAGGGGCATTTTCTATCGATAAATTTAAAAATATGGAAAGGCCGACACTTGTTTCGGGTACCGATGGTGTCGGAACCAAATTAAAGCTGGCTTTTTTGCTGAATAAGCATGATACAGTTGGGATTGACTGTGTGGCGATGTGTGTCAATGATATAGCATGTGCGGGTGGGGAGCCTTTGTTTTTCCTGGATTATATCGCCTGCGGTAAGAATGTGCCGGAAAAGATAGCCGAAATTGTTAAGGGAGTGGCCGATGGCTGCACGCAGGCGAATGCTGCTCTGATAGGTGGGGAAACGGCCGAGATGCCGGGATTTTATCCGGAAGACGAATATGATCTGGCAGGATTTGCTGTAGGAATCGTGGACGAAAAAAATCTGATTACCGGAAAAGAGCTTTGCCCGGGGGATGTTTTGATCGGGATCGCATCCTCCGGAGTGCATAGTAACGGATTTTCCCTGGTTCGTAATGTGTTTGAGATGTCTGAAAAAGCTTTAAATACCTATTATGAGGAGTTAGGACGGACTTTAGGTGAGGCTTTGCTGGAACCGACCAAAATCTATGTCAAAGCGTTACAGAGTATCCGGGAAGAAAACATTCGTATCAAAGCCTGTAGTCATATCACAGGGGGCGGATTCTATGAAAATGTGCCGCGTATGCTGAAGGATGGTGTAAAAGCCGTTATTACAAGGGACAGCTATCCGGTTCCCCCGATTTTCAATCTGTTGGCTAAAACAGGTGATATAGATGAGAAGATGATGTATAATACCTACAATATGGGAATCGGCATGATTGTGGCGGTTGATCCGGCAGACGTCAGGTGTACCATGGAAGCCGTCCGAAATGCAGGCGAGATGCCGTATCTGATTGGCCATATCGAATCCGGAGAAAAGGGAGTTGAGTTATGTTAA